The sequence CACGACGTCGACCCCGGTGTGGCGGTGAAGGTGTTTAACGTCTCTCGTCAGGACAAGAACGAGATCCTGGCCAACCTGTTCCGCTCCAAGGGCGTGTTGATCGGCTCATCCACCATGAACAACGTGATGATGCCCAAAATTGCCGGCATGCTGGAGGAGATTACCGGCCTGCGATTCAAGAACAAGAAGGCCGGCGCCTTCGGCAGCTTCGGCTGGAATGGCGGCGCGGTTGACCGTATTCATGCCCGCCTGACCGACGCCGGCTTCGAGACGCTGCCCGGCCTGAAGACCAAATGGAAACCTGACGGCCAGGCTATGCAAGTCTGCCGGGAGCATGGACGCCAGGTTGCCCGCCAATGGGCCCTGCACCCGCTTAATGAGGCTCAGCAGCCCATCCAGGCAACACCCTCTGCCCTGCCCCAGGGCCAAAGCACTGAGGCGGTGCCTAGCCCTAGGGCGGCCGATGAGCCGATGCTCTGCACCGTGTGCCAGTGGGTCTACGATCCGGCCCTGGGCGAACCCAATCAGGGCGTCGAGCCTGGAACCGCCTGGTGTCAGGTGCCCGATAGCTTCCTCTGTCCGGAATGCGGTCTGGGCAAGCAGGTGTTTGAGCCCACCGCCCACCAGGAGAACGCCGCATGAGTGCCCCTATCGTCATCGTTGGCAGCGGCTTTGCTGCCTATCAACTGGTAAAGGCGCTGCGTAAGCTTGATGCCGGCCACCCCATTACCGTGGTGACCGCCGACGACGGCCATGAGTACAGCAAGCCGGACCTCAGTCATGTGGCCAGCCGTAATCAGAGGGCCGACGATCTGGTGAAACTCACCGGGGCAGAGTTTGCCGAGCAGCACAACGTCACCCTGATGACGCGACAGACGGTGGAACGCATTGACCCGGTCCAGCAGAGGCTGGAGCTGGCTGACCAACAGCTCAGTTATGGCCAACTGGTGCTGGCCACAGGGGCGCGAGCCATGGTGCCAACCATCGATGGGCTGGCCCCCAACGACATCATGACCCTCAACAGTCTTGGCGAATATCGTCAGCACCAGCAGGCATTGTTGGATGCACAGTCTGTGCTCGTCGTCGGCGCTGGCCTCATAGGCACCGAGCTGGCTATGGATCTCGCCAATGGCGGTAAAAAAGTGGTGCTGACCGACATGGCGCCGCAGCTACTGCCCAGGTTGCTGCCGGAGTTTATCGCCAGCCGGCTGCACTCTTGCCTGAGCAAACAGGCCGTCACTCTGGAACTGGCCACCCTGGTGGAAATTGCAGAGCCACAACCCCAGGGATATCACATTACCCTGGCCAATGGCCATCAGCACCACGTCGATGCCGTTGTCGCCGCCATTGGCCTCAGGCCCAACGTCCAGCTGGCACGCCAGGCCGGTTTGCGGGTGAACCAGGGTATCGTCGTAGACCAACAGATGCGAACCAGCGCAGGCAACATCTTTGCCCTGGGTGATTGCGCCGAGCTCGACGGTCAGGTTCAGCCCTACCTGCAACCTGCCCTGCTGGGCGCCAGTGCGTTGGCCAAAACTCTGCTCGGGACGCCCACCGATGTGGTTCGGGCCAATACTCTGGTTAAGGTGAAAACCCCTCAGTTGCCCATTCAACTGGCCGGGGACACCAGTCGGAGCGATGCTCAGTGGGAGGTCAAGGTGGATGCAGAAGGGATGACCGCCAGTGCCTTTGATACTCAGCAGAGGCTGATAGGCATAGTGACCACAGAGCAACACATGAAGAACGCCTTTCCCCTGTTAAGACAACTGCCCATTGGCTGAGGGGCAAGTGGAAAACGCCCGGCATAGGAAGCCCAGTGGACCACACTGACATCTTGTCTAACGAAGCGATATCGCCAGAACACCAGCTGTGCCTTGGTGCACAGATTGATTGAATCAGAGAGGAACAGAACATGAGCCATCAACGTATTCCGGCCCATTGGACCATTCAACGTTCAACGCCGTTTTTTACTAAGGAGACGGTGCCCGCCGCCCTGTTGTCTCACCACAACACCGCCGAAGGGGTATTCGGCCAACTGTGCGTCATGGAGGGCGTCGTCACCTATTTCGGCTTCCCGGATAAGGACGCCACCGAGCACGAGATCAAAGTGGTGATCCCGGCCGGTCAGTTTGCCACCAGCCCACCCCAGTACTGGCACCGCATCGAATTGTCCGACGACGCCCAGTTCAACATCAACTTCTGGTCAGAGAAGGAGAAAGGTGACCAGCCCTTGTTCAACGTACGCTGATTACTGCCCATCTCAATATGAGGTGACCCGCTAAACCTAGCCAGGCCTCGACCATTGTCGAGGCCTGGTCTGGTTAAAGCGCTTAGACGGTAAAGAACTCCAGCTCTCTCTTTTGCTTCTCGGACAGCTCGGCCAGTGCCCTTACCGAGGTGCTGACCTGATAAGCGTATGCAACATTCTGATTCACCAGATCAAAGGCCAGGGCGGTATTTTTCGAGATGTCCTCGGTCACACAAAACTGTTCCTGAGATGAGGTTGCCAGCAGTGAATTGATGTCTGCTATGGACTTCACCGAATTGGTGATCTCTTCAAAGGAGGATTTCACCTCTTCCGTCGCTTGTACCGACTCGGCAATCAGGCTGACGTTGCGGCTCATGTTTTCCGTTGCCGCTTGGGACTGTGTCTGCAGCTTGTCGATAAGCTCTTTGATGCTCACCGTCGACTGCTGAGTCTTGGACGCCAGGTTTCTGACCTCATCGGCGACCACAGCAAATCCTCGACCATGTTCCCCGGCCCGGGCTGCCTCAATGGCGGCATTGAGCGCCAGGAGGTTGGTTTGCTCTGAGATGCCCTCAATCACATCGGTGACGCTGCCAATTTCCTGGGCATACTCGGTCAGTTCCCGCACCGTCAGCTCTGACTCGCCGATGGCGCGATTGATGCTATCCACCAAAACAATGTTGTTTTCCAGTGTGTGCTTGCCGGACTCGGAGCTCTCCTGCGCCTTCAACGTCGCTTCCTGAGCCACAGCCGCATTGGCGCTCATCTCCTGAGAGGTGGCTGACAACTCGTTGATCGCCGTAGACACCTGCTCTACCTGACTGAGCTCCTCCTTGGCATTGCTGCCGGATTTATCCATCGCCTCCGTCAGCTCCACGCAGGAGTTAGCCACATCGCCGGCCAGTTTATGGGAGTTGTGAATGAGCGCCTTCAGCTTCTCTGACAGATCGATAACCGATGCGTGGATGCCGCTCTCAGAGCCATCTTTATTGAATTGCTGCACCAGATTCCCCTGAGACAGAGCCTTCACAATGGCTTCAATCTCTTTGGGCGCCCCGCCCACCGGCTTGAGAATCAATCTGTCTACTAGGACCTGAACCACACACAGGGACAGAATCAGGCTGAGAACGCCGATGACCACAGACTTCAAAAGCTGCGCTTGCGCGCCTTGTTCTATCACTTCATCGCGGAAGACGGTCACGAACTGCCACTGAACCATGGGTAGGTCTCCCCACAGCGCGGTTGCGGGTACATCGACTCCATCCACAACGGCCACATAACTTAACTCACGATGATCGGCATTGAAGTTACGGTAACCGGGTCTCTCCTGGTAAACGTTTTTGCCGACCTGCTCCGGGTAAGGAGACACCAGCAAGGTGCCCTCTGCGGTATAGACAAACATATCATCACGGCTGGAATACCCTTCCAGCACGGAGTCCAGATAGACATTGGACAGAATCGCCGCACTGTCGCTGACTCTGTGCGCCATACCCAGCACCTGCTTCTGGGTTACCGCAGACTCAAAAGGCGAGGAGATGTAAAAGTCATCCCCATGAATGAAGATGGCCCTGTAGTACTCTCTATTTAGCTGCTTCACGTTGAAAGAAAGCAGTTTGCCCGACGAGTTGTATATGCTGCCATCTTTGGTAAACAGATATATGCCATCGGTAATGGAGGATTGCGCTTTCTCCAACGCTCTCAGTTGAGCGTTCGCCTCATCGGACAGATGTCGAGAGAATATATCGCCTGCGTCCACCGTTAACGCACCTAACTCTCTTTTGTAAGCAGAAAACTTCTCGCCGAGCTTATCGGAAATTGACACATTTCTTTCTGTTAACAGCCTCTTGTTGAGACTGAGGCTTTCTTTTTGGAATGCATTATAACCTACGAAGGTCATCACAGTGACAACCAACAAGATCAGAGCAGTCAGAGGAGCAAGGATCTGAATCTTAAATTTCTTCATTGAATTCATGGCTATCTTTTAAATTCTGAAATTGTTAAACATCAAACTTTGTCGGCCAGGCTTGCCAGCCTCGCTTAAAGCCGCATTGAAAGAGCGTTCCGTGCAGTTCAAACACCAAGGAGGACCAAGCCTGAACACCTACCCCAGTTGGGTTTGAGGTGTCGTCTCGTACGGAGAGAAGGCAAGTCTACGTTGAGATACTGCGGCGCAGATTTTATCAAACGAATGCAATTGGAATCGCTTCCATATCATTTGGTTCGTCACATCATTGGTGCCGGTAACACAGTTGACATAATGCATGCTTATAAAAAGATTAACGCCAAGCCAACCGGAATAAAAAAGCGGCCCCTCTTTATATGAGCCCCATAAAAAATTCCGCCCAATGGGCGGAATCTTGCCTGAAAACCAGGCCAATCGTCGGAGGGTGATATGAAACGCTAAAGGCTCATGTGCATTCGCAAAATGACAACCAAACTGAGCCTTATTAAAAGAGTACTTTAGTAATCGATTCCAAAACCTGAGCTTCCTCCCCGGTTTATAAAATGGACTTAACACAATGCCATTTTGACTTCAGGGGAGATCACACATTACCGTTTAAAAAAGTACTTCAATTTAGGCTCGGGCACCTGAATTCATACCCAGGTGCCCGATACGCGGCCTTAGTTACAGGGCGTAACGAATGGAGAACTGACCGTACATGGAGTCAACATCTTCATGGTCGATGGCGTAGTTACCTACCTCCAGTCCCATGGCCAGCTCCTTGGTGAAGTTCTTAAACAGGTTCACGCCCCACTGGCTGGTTTCATTACCGGAGACGTCGCCTTCGATGTGACCGTAGATCAGTGTAGTGCGCACGGTGTCATTCCAGAAGTGGCGATAGGCGATGTTGTACGCGGTGGTGTCTTCCACCTCTTCACCCACCAGATCCTTCACCGCAGCAGTACCCACATAACGGCCCAGATCGCCTTTGTGTACCTGGAAACGCAGATCGTCTTTACCGAAGGTGTTGATGCGACCGGCAATGGAGAAGCCCATGGCGTTCTCCGTTTCACCGCCGTTGGTGTTCAGCTGACGAGCCAGGCCTGCCACAGAAACATTACCCCAGTCCCCTTTGAAGGTGTACTTGGCAATGAAGTCCGGCAGCTTGTCGTTGGCGGTGTCGCCACCGAAGCTCTCGGGGTTTTCGATGGACAGCTGCAGGCCACCGTTGGTGTAACGGATCTGGCCCTGACGGATGAAGGAGATACCCATCATGGTGCTTCCGAAATCCGCGGTCTCACCAATGGCGCTGGTGTTCATGAAGGTAGACCAGGTCTGACCGGCAGTGATGTTTTTGTACTTCACGAATGCATGACGCATGCGGGGGTTCAGGGAGTTGGAGATCACCTGGTTACCGCCACCGCCGAAGAAATCCATCTCGATGAAGCCAACCAGATCGCCATGGATGTACTTGGTGTTAAAACGGGTTTCGTTGGCAAAGATGCGGATTTGAGAGGCACTCTCCTCAAGAGGCGTACCACCACCAGTCCACTGGTCCTTGTAGGCCACATCGCCATCCACGTAACGGACATCGGCCTTGATGTAACCGCCGAAGATCAGCTTGTCGTTGTCGTTCAGTTCAATTTCATATCCCGCCATGGCAGGAAGGCTGACGGCAGCCAGAGAACCAAGAACCATCGCGTTTTTCAGAGTGCTTTTCGCAGACATAAT is a genomic window of Ferrimonas sp. YFM containing:
- a CDS encoding DcaP family trimeric outer membrane transporter, with amino-acid sequence MSAKSTLKNAMVLGSLAAVSLPAMAGYEIELNDNDKLIFGGYIKADVRYVDGDVAYKDQWTGGGTPLEESASQIRIFANETRFNTKYIHGDLVGFIEMDFFGGGGNQVISNSLNPRMRHAFVKYKNITAGQTWSTFMNTSAIGETADFGSTMMGISFIRQGQIRYTNGGLQLSIENPESFGGDTANDKLPDFIAKYTFKGDWGNVSVAGLARQLNTNGGETENAMGFSIAGRINTFGKDDLRFQVHKGDLGRYVGTAAVKDLVGEEVEDTTAYNIAYRHFWNDTVRTTLIYGHIEGDVSGNETSQWGVNLFKNFTKELAMGLEVGNYAIDHEDVDSMYGQFSIRYAL
- the norW gene encoding NADH:flavorubredoxin reductase NorW — translated: MSAPIVIVGSGFAAYQLVKALRKLDAGHPITVVTADDGHEYSKPDLSHVASRNQRADDLVKLTGAEFAEQHNVTLMTRQTVERIDPVQQRLELADQQLSYGQLVLATGARAMVPTIDGLAPNDIMTLNSLGEYRQHQQALLDAQSVLVVGAGLIGTELAMDLANGGKKVVLTDMAPQLLPRLLPEFIASRLHSCLSKQAVTLELATLVEIAEPQPQGYHITLANGHQHHVDAVVAAIGLRPNVQLARQAGLRVNQGIVVDQQMRTSAGNIFALGDCAELDGQVQPYLQPALLGASALAKTLLGTPTDVVRANTLVKVKTPQLPIQLAGDTSRSDAQWEVKVDAEGMTASAFDTQQRLIGIVTTEQHMKNAFPLLRQLPIG
- a CDS encoding DUF1971 domain-containing protein, with translation MSHQRIPAHWTIQRSTPFFTKETVPAALLSHHNTAEGVFGQLCVMEGVVTYFGFPDKDATEHEIKVVIPAGQFATSPPQYWHRIELSDDAQFNINFWSEKEKGDQPLFNVR
- a CDS encoding methyl-accepting chemotaxis protein gives rise to the protein MKKFKIQILAPLTALILLVVTVMTFVGYNAFQKESLSLNKRLLTERNVSISDKLGEKFSAYKRELGALTVDAGDIFSRHLSDEANAQLRALEKAQSSITDGIYLFTKDGSIYNSSGKLLSFNVKQLNREYYRAIFIHGDDFYISSPFESAVTQKQVLGMAHRVSDSAAILSNVYLDSVLEGYSSRDDMFVYTAEGTLLVSPYPEQVGKNVYQERPGYRNFNADHRELSYVAVVDGVDVPATALWGDLPMVQWQFVTVFRDEVIEQGAQAQLLKSVVIGVLSLILSLCVVQVLVDRLILKPVGGAPKEIEAIVKALSQGNLVQQFNKDGSESGIHASVIDLSEKLKALIHNSHKLAGDVANSCVELTEAMDKSGSNAKEELSQVEQVSTAINELSATSQEMSANAAVAQEATLKAQESSESGKHTLENNIVLVDSINRAIGESELTVRELTEYAQEIGSVTDVIEGISEQTNLLALNAAIEAARAGEHGRGFAVVADEVRNLASKTQQSTVSIKELIDKLQTQSQAATENMSRNVSLIAESVQATEEVKSSFEEITNSVKSIADINSLLATSSQEQFCVTEDISKNTALAFDLVNQNVAYAYQVSTSVRALAELSEKQKRELEFFTV